A genomic stretch from Telmatocola sphagniphila includes:
- the hisC gene encoding histidinol-phosphate transaminase, whose product MIGLRPNIAKMAGYTPGEQINDPAVVKLNTNENPYPPSPRVFEAIQAVLTGDKLRKYPEPSGISFRKAATRVLGIDSESILIGNGSDDILTILTRTFVPEGGRIVTLTPSYSLYKSLAEIQGARFQTVAFGPNWSLPAVSAIPPDTSIFFLANPNSPSGTFIDIQKIAAFIEGLPCPVVVDEAYADFAEDNALRLAKLPKVIVSRSFSKSMALAGIRFGYAVAQPEIIQEMIKVKDSYNCDVLSLTAAEAAIQDTAYVTETRSKILATRERMQPALEALGFQVTPSQANFLWCRRSDRPVQPIYEALKQQRILVRYMQYSDYGEGLRISVGTDAEIDRLLSCLHDII is encoded by the coding sequence ATGATCGGGCTGAGACCGAATATTGCCAAAATGGCCGGTTATACGCCGGGTGAACAAATCAACGACCCGGCAGTCGTCAAACTCAACACGAACGAAAACCCCTATCCGCCCTCACCCCGAGTATTCGAGGCGATTCAGGCGGTTTTGACTGGGGATAAGCTCCGAAAGTATCCGGAACCTTCCGGGATTTCTTTTCGTAAAGCAGCCACCCGAGTGCTGGGAATCGATTCGGAAAGCATTCTGATCGGTAACGGCTCCGATGATATCCTCACCATTCTGACCCGGACTTTCGTTCCTGAAGGTGGGAGGATCGTCACTCTTACCCCGAGTTATTCGCTTTATAAAAGCCTGGCGGAGATCCAGGGCGCTCGGTTCCAAACCGTTGCGTTTGGTCCGAACTGGTCCCTGCCTGCGGTTTCCGCGATTCCTCCCGATACTTCGATTTTTTTCCTCGCCAATCCCAATTCCCCTTCGGGAACTTTCATCGATATCCAGAAAATAGCGGCTTTTATCGAAGGGCTCCCTTGTCCGGTGGTGGTCGATGAGGCGTATGCGGATTTTGCGGAGGACAATGCTCTCCGACTCGCCAAACTTCCGAAAGTGATCGTCTCCCGGAGTTTCAGCAAATCGATGGCCCTGGCCGGGATTCGCTTTGGTTATGCCGTGGCACAGCCGGAAATCATTCAGGAGATGATTAAGGTCAAGGATTCTTATAACTGCGATGTGCTGTCTCTCACGGCGGCCGAGGCGGCGATCCAAGACACGGCTTATGTGACGGAAACTCGTTCGAAGATCCTCGCTACCCGGGAACGAATGCAGCCGGCTCTGGAAGCGCTAGGCTTTCAGGTGACGCCGAGCCAGGCGAATTTCCTATGGTGTCGGCGCAGTGATCGACCTGTTCAACCCATTTACGAAGCTTTGAAACAGCAGCGAATTCTGGTTCGCTATATGCAATATTCGGATTATGGCGAAGGTCTGCGAATTTCAGTTGGTACCGATGCGGAGATCGACCGATTGCTCAGCTGTCTTCATGATATAATCTGA
- a CDS encoding amidase: protein MSNTNSSAQSLTRRSFIALGAIASSASLEGAASAQNVTGDTSFEFNEVTIDQIQEGLKTGKWTVHNLAEKYLARIEEIDRKGPTLKSVIEVNSEVLSQAETLDRELKAGKSRGRMHGVPILLKDNIDTTGMQTTAGSLALVGSKPEDAFLVKRLREAGALILGKTNLSEWANIRCSYSTSGWSGRGGLTKNPYCLDRNPCGSSSGSGAAVAANLCVVAVGTETDGSIVSPSAANGIVGIKPTVGLVSRSGIIPISHSQDTAGPMARTVRDAAILLEALVASDSEDAATTIKERPAKLNLSGCFDLNGLKGVRLGVARNFFNFHEGTEAVMKEALESLQKAGAKLIDPADVPNSDKVGDPEAIVLSYELKADLNAYLEKLGPKAPVKNLRELIEFNIKNAKTEMPFFGQDQFEKAEARGDLNSYEYIEALARCRKLMRTEGIDALMDKFKLDAIIAPTMGPACMTDLVNGDRWLGGSSTPAAVAGYPSITVPAGFVYGLPVGLSFFGRAWSEATLIKLAFAFEQATKHRSPPKFLKTLEVKS from the coding sequence ATGTCAAATACCAATTCATCGGCGCAATCACTTACTCGAAGGAGTTTTATTGCTCTGGGAGCGATTGCGTCGAGCGCTTCCCTCGAGGGTGCCGCAAGCGCGCAGAACGTGACAGGGGATACTTCGTTCGAATTCAATGAAGTCACTATCGATCAGATTCAGGAAGGATTGAAGACGGGCAAGTGGACGGTCCATAACTTAGCGGAAAAATACCTGGCCCGAATTGAAGAGATCGACCGGAAAGGCCCTACTCTCAAAAGTGTAATTGAAGTGAATTCCGAAGTTCTGTCCCAGGCAGAAACTCTGGATCGGGAACTCAAAGCCGGCAAATCGCGTGGACGAATGCACGGGGTGCCGATCCTGTTGAAGGACAATATCGACACGACCGGGATGCAAACGACCGCCGGCTCACTCGCTCTGGTGGGCTCGAAGCCGGAAGATGCCTTTCTGGTGAAGCGACTTAGGGAAGCCGGTGCACTCATTCTCGGCAAAACCAACTTGAGCGAGTGGGCGAATATCCGTTGCTCGTATTCCACCAGTGGATGGAGCGGCCGCGGAGGTTTGACCAAAAATCCCTACTGTCTCGATCGCAACCCCTGCGGTTCAAGTTCCGGTTCAGGGGCGGCCGTAGCGGCCAACCTCTGTGTCGTGGCTGTGGGGACCGAGACCGATGGATCCATCGTCAGTCCCTCAGCGGCAAATGGCATCGTCGGAATTAAACCGACTGTGGGACTTGTCAGCCGATCGGGCATCATCCCCATTTCTCATTCGCAGGATACCGCGGGGCCGATGGCTCGAACTGTTCGCGATGCGGCAATCCTACTGGAAGCGCTGGTAGCCAGCGATAGCGAGGACGCCGCAACGACAATAAAGGAGCGACCCGCGAAGTTGAATCTTTCGGGATGTTTCGATTTGAACGGTCTCAAAGGAGTCCGGCTCGGGGTTGCTCGAAATTTCTTCAATTTCCACGAGGGAACTGAAGCGGTGATGAAAGAGGCGCTGGAGTCGCTTCAAAAAGCCGGTGCAAAGTTGATCGATCCGGCGGATGTGCCCAATTCCGATAAAGTCGGCGATCCGGAAGCAATTGTTCTTTCCTATGAGCTGAAGGCCGATCTCAACGCTTATCTGGAGAAATTAGGACCGAAAGCTCCCGTTAAAAACCTTCGCGAACTGATAGAGTTCAACATCAAGAATGCCAAAACAGAGATGCCATTCTTCGGCCAGGATCAATTCGAGAAGGCGGAAGCTCGCGGGGATCTCAACAGCTACGAGTACATTGAAGCTCTCGCCCGCTGTCGCAAATTGATGCGTACGGAAGGCATTGACGCCTTGATGGATAAATTCAAACTGGATGCGATCATTGCACCAACTATGGGCCCGGCCTGCATGACCGATCTGGTGAACGGCGATCGTTGGCTCGGCGGCAGTTCCACTCCCGCGGCCGTAGCTGGCTATCCCAGCATCACGGTTCCGGCCGGGTTTGTTTATGGTCTTCCGGTGGGATTATCGTTCTTCGGCCGTGCCTGGTCGGAAGCCACGTTAATTAAATTGGCTTTTGCTTTCGAGCAGGCAACCAAGCACCGAAGCCCGCCTAAATTTTTGAAGACTCTGGAAGTGAAATCGTGA
- the efp gene encoding elongation factor P produces MASIKYIDVRKGMVLVGEDGSLMQCLERDLNTPGNWRAILYLKMRNLKTGSITDNRYKPDDKAELAYLDTREMQYSYRDGDSYIFMDTETFEQTSLKAEFVGEQMVYLKENDTVRLTVFDGKPLSVELPATVELKVTETEPGIKGATAQAQYKGAVVETGLKINVPPFINQGDIIKIDTRTGEYLGRHGK; encoded by the coding sequence GTGGCCTCGATCAAATACATCGATGTCCGTAAGGGGATGGTTCTGGTTGGTGAAGATGGATCCTTGATGCAGTGTCTGGAACGAGATTTGAACACACCAGGCAACTGGCGGGCCATTCTGTATCTCAAGATGCGAAATCTGAAGACGGGTTCCATCACCGACAATCGATACAAGCCGGATGACAAAGCCGAACTGGCTTATCTCGATACCCGGGAAATGCAATACTCCTACCGCGACGGCGACAGCTATATTTTCATGGATACGGAAACCTTCGAGCAAACCTCGCTGAAAGCGGAATTCGTTGGCGAACAGATGGTCTATCTCAAGGAAAATGATACTGTCCGCCTGACCGTGTTCGATGGTAAGCCGTTGAGCGTGGAATTGCCCGCTACTGTAGAATTGAAGGTGACGGAAACGGAACCGGGCATCAAGGGAGCTACGGCGCAGGCTCAGTATAAAGGGGCCGTGGTCGAAACCGGTTTGAAAATCAACGTGCCACCATTTATTAATCAAGGTGACATTATCAAGATTGACACTCGGACCGGAGAGTACCTCGGTCGACACGGAAAATAA
- a CDS encoding MarR family winged helix-turn-helix transcriptional regulator, with protein MKEEKSEASCAAVEIWFQMMRTHRALDRVLSAVVASEDLTIPQTEILAMLSKKGPLPQQALAEGLCVTKGNVAQVIDRLHRAGLLTRKELKTDRRANLLQITPLGKQKLERIHPKFISFLDKIFAGFTDTRSRKFIAELCELERAARPDLD; from the coding sequence ATGAAAGAAGAGAAATCAGAAGCTTCCTGTGCCGCCGTGGAAATCTGGTTTCAGATGATGCGCACCCACAGAGCATTGGATCGAGTACTTTCGGCCGTTGTAGCGTCGGAAGATTTGACGATTCCGCAAACGGAAATATTGGCGATGCTCTCGAAGAAAGGTCCTCTCCCCCAGCAGGCGTTGGCCGAGGGACTGTGCGTTACCAAGGGGAATGTCGCTCAGGTAATCGACCGTTTGCATAGGGCCGGTTTGCTGACGCGAAAAGAGCTTAAGACCGATCGCCGGGCAAATCTGCTTCAAATTACCCCGCTCGGTAAGCAGAAGCTCGAAAGAATTCATCCGAAATTCATTTCGTTTTTGGATAAAATTTTCGCAGGATTTACAGATACCAGAAGTCGTAAGTTCATTGCGGAGCTTTGCGAACTGGAACGTGCGGCCCGGCCAGACCTTGACTGA
- the hisD gene encoding histidinol dehydrogenase, which produces MAALKIRRIDCNESASTKHLAALQERMSHNQADIVSPSSRKLTQAVFGQPLTPLKVVEKICLDVKAKGLAAVLKYTEQFDKATVTAKTLRVSHEELVKAYQSASSEFLDCIRRLRDNIMQFQIGLLAKDATLPLSEHYELQLRYRPLRRVGICIPGGAAAYPSSLLMTVCPAQAAEVPEIVVVMPPTSNGANNLDMLAACHLLGVKEVYRVGGAQAVAALAYGVEGLPAVDMIVGPGNVFVSTAKQFVSNQVAIDCLAGPSEVIVVADETAQADFIALDLIAQAEHSPGVAILITWHAELLVEVEKHIVKQLAHLERGELAKAALEDYGCMILTKDKAEAIEIVNSLACEHLHIQTRDPEGFADKVDNAGAIFIGQFTPVALGDYAAGPSHVLPTGGSSRYASGLSANDFRKKTSIVNFTKTGLREVADDVILLAKKEGLTGHAASVQIRLRETLAARPPKKVVKPAVVAKK; this is translated from the coding sequence ATGGCCGCTTTGAAAATCCGTCGGATCGACTGCAATGAGTCCGCCAGCACTAAGCATCTGGCCGCGTTGCAGGAGAGAATGAGCCATAACCAGGCCGATATCGTCTCTCCCAGCAGCCGAAAATTGACACAAGCGGTTTTCGGGCAACCTCTTACGCCATTAAAAGTGGTCGAGAAAATCTGCCTCGATGTCAAAGCCAAAGGCCTCGCGGCTGTCCTTAAATATACGGAGCAATTCGACAAAGCAACGGTCACTGCCAAAACGCTGCGCGTCAGCCACGAAGAGTTGGTAAAAGCCTACCAATCGGCAAGTTCCGAATTTTTGGACTGCATTCGCCGGTTGCGCGATAACATCATGCAATTCCAAATCGGGCTGCTGGCTAAAGACGCCACTCTGCCGCTATCGGAACATTACGAGCTTCAACTACGTTATCGGCCGCTACGACGCGTGGGTATCTGCATCCCAGGCGGGGCCGCGGCGTATCCTTCAAGTTTACTTATGACGGTTTGCCCGGCTCAGGCGGCCGAAGTGCCGGAAATCGTAGTAGTTATGCCGCCAACTTCCAACGGCGCTAACAATCTCGATATGCTGGCCGCCTGTCACCTTCTGGGCGTCAAAGAAGTTTATCGCGTGGGTGGTGCTCAGGCTGTCGCCGCATTGGCGTACGGCGTTGAGGGACTGCCCGCCGTCGATATGATTGTCGGGCCGGGTAATGTCTTCGTAAGCACGGCCAAACAATTCGTTTCGAATCAGGTCGCTATCGATTGCCTGGCAGGTCCTAGCGAGGTCATCGTGGTGGCCGATGAAACCGCCCAAGCGGATTTTATCGCCTTGGATCTGATAGCGCAAGCCGAGCACTCCCCCGGTGTGGCCATCCTGATCACCTGGCATGCCGAGTTGTTGGTGGAAGTGGAAAAGCATATCGTCAAGCAACTGGCTCATCTGGAGCGCGGCGAACTTGCCAAGGCCGCGCTGGAAGATTACGGCTGCATGATTTTGACGAAAGATAAGGCCGAGGCCATTGAAATCGTGAACTCGCTGGCCTGCGAACATCTCCATATTCAAACACGCGATCCGGAAGGATTTGCGGACAAGGTGGACAACGCCGGAGCGATCTTCATCGGACAATTCACTCCGGTTGCTCTGGGGGATTATGCGGCCGGGCCCAGCCACGTCTTGCCCACCGGGGGATCTTCCCGGTACGCTAGCGGCTTAAGTGCCAACGATTTCCGTAAAAAGACGAGCATTGTGAACTTCACCAAGACCGGTTTGCGTGAGGTTGCGGATGATGTGATTCTTCTGGCCAAGAAAGAAGGCCTGACCGGGCATGCCGCCAGCGTGCAAATCCGTCTACGCGAAACTTTGGCCGCCCGGCCACCAAAGAAAGTCGTCAAGCCGGCGGTCGTCGCCAAGAAATAG
- a CDS encoding PQQ-binding-like beta-propeller repeat protein, whose translation MAEATTTSEPVKSPVRPRIWPGVAILAFFAFLLFVPGEIAPRTTFHFMSIAGGLLLSILGFILWWAFYSRTPGKDRVMVLLVFIAAAVVVANLIPPSHIMGLLLYAFPLVAVLCVGWLITSQPFSWQLRRSVLLLLIMMGWSTMLLVRIKNVNGDMIPDLRWVWSKTSDELREEESASRKAGKQDDAPLQLVSQPGDWTEFRGAHRDSKAVNTRIRTDWEKDPPKLLWKRRIGLGWSSFSVVGDLLFTQEQRLQDECVVCYNAKTGDEIWKFSVNNRFVDAVGGDGPRGTPTIKDGRLYAQGATGKLVCLDAATGKQIWIRDIGIDANGHAPQWGYAGSPLVSGNLVFAIPLGANSQGTIAYDKETGNPVWKAGEAQHTYSSPQEVTFFGTRQILVLSDFGLESFNPADGKSLWQFPLTVRGMNRVVQPNVIGEGEVLLGTGSGKDLGTQLIKVRKDGESWTAEAGWNSNRLKPYYNDFVTHDGYAYGFDDSIFVCISLKDGKLKWKGGRYGHGQVLLLPDQSKLLVSAEDGKVHLLDATPNELTELGEVKVFDGRTWNHPVVVRGKLFIRNDEEMACYDLTETGSMADPAK comes from the coding sequence ATGGCCGAAGCGACCACTACATCTGAACCGGTCAAGTCACCGGTTCGACCGCGAATTTGGCCCGGCGTGGCCATCCTCGCCTTTTTTGCCTTCCTGCTTTTTGTTCCTGGCGAAATCGCACCACGAACAACGTTTCACTTTATGAGCATAGCGGGGGGACTGCTGCTGAGTATTCTCGGATTCATCCTTTGGTGGGCCTTCTATTCGCGCACTCCTGGGAAAGACCGGGTGATGGTGCTGCTGGTCTTTATCGCCGCTGCCGTGGTCGTGGCGAATTTAATTCCGCCCTCTCACATCATGGGACTTTTGCTTTATGCATTCCCCCTCGTTGCGGTGCTCTGTGTCGGCTGGTTAATAACATCGCAACCTTTCAGCTGGCAGCTTCGAAGATCCGTTCTTCTGCTGCTAATTATGATGGGGTGGTCGACCATGCTGCTAGTGCGAATTAAGAATGTAAACGGCGATATGATTCCCGATCTTCGGTGGGTATGGTCAAAGACTTCCGATGAGCTGCGCGAAGAGGAATCGGCGAGCCGGAAAGCGGGCAAGCAGGACGACGCCCCCTTACAACTGGTCTCTCAACCGGGAGACTGGACAGAATTTCGAGGCGCCCATCGAGATAGCAAGGCCGTTAATACCCGCATCCGAACCGATTGGGAAAAAGACCCGCCGAAATTGCTTTGGAAACGCCGGATCGGTCTCGGCTGGTCCTCCTTTAGCGTTGTGGGAGATCTTCTTTTCACGCAGGAACAGCGTCTGCAGGATGAATGCGTAGTTTGCTATAACGCTAAAACTGGCGACGAAATCTGGAAATTCTCGGTGAATAATCGCTTTGTCGATGCGGTTGGCGGCGATGGGCCCCGAGGCACGCCGACGATTAAAGACGGCCGGTTGTATGCTCAGGGGGCAACCGGTAAGTTGGTATGCCTGGATGCGGCCACTGGCAAACAGATTTGGATTCGAGACATTGGCATAGACGCCAATGGGCACGCTCCGCAATGGGGCTATGCAGGCTCTCCGCTGGTATCCGGCAATCTGGTATTTGCCATCCCGCTAGGCGCGAACTCCCAGGGAACCATTGCCTACGACAAGGAAACGGGCAACCCCGTATGGAAGGCTGGGGAAGCGCAGCATACTTATTCTTCTCCGCAGGAAGTTACATTCTTCGGCACCCGGCAAATTCTGGTTTTGAGTGACTTTGGCCTGGAATCTTTCAATCCGGCGGACGGCAAATCGCTGTGGCAATTCCCTCTCACAGTTCGCGGCATGAATCGAGTCGTTCAACCGAACGTGATTGGCGAAGGGGAAGTTCTACTCGGTACCGGTAGCGGCAAGGATCTTGGTACCCAACTGATCAAGGTTCGCAAGGACGGCGAATCATGGACTGCCGAGGCCGGTTGGAACAGCAACCGTCTGAAACCCTACTACAACGACTTCGTTACGCATGACGGCTACGCTTACGGATTCGACGACTCCATATTTGTCTGCATCAGTCTTAAAGACGGCAAATTGAAATGGAAGGGAGGTCGCTATGGTCACGGCCAGGTGCTTCTGCTTCCCGATCAATCGAAGCTACTGGTTTCGGCCGAAGATGGCAAAGTCCATCTTCTGGACGCTACCCCCAACGAGTTGACTGAACTCGGCGAAGTGAAGGTGTTCGATGGTCGAACTTGGAATCACCCCGTCGTCGTTCGCGGTAAGTTGTTCATTCGAAACGATGAAGAGATGGCTTGCTACGATCTGACGGAAACGGGTTCGATGGCCGATCCTGCCAAGTAG
- a CDS encoding VOC family protein encodes MILGLRTATYPVPDLEAGKAFYSKVLAKEPYFDQPFYVGYNVGGFELGLVPDGQPGSQGPTIYWGVKDAPSAMQKLLSLGATMLEAVHDVGDGIRVGTVLDPFDNSFGIIENPHFDAKRVS; translated from the coding sequence ATGATACTTGGACTGAGAACCGCGACTTACCCCGTTCCGGATCTGGAAGCAGGCAAAGCCTTCTATTCGAAAGTTTTGGCCAAGGAGCCCTACTTCGACCAACCTTTCTACGTCGGCTATAACGTCGGCGGGTTTGAGCTAGGCTTAGTTCCGGATGGACAGCCCGGTTCCCAGGGCCCTACCATCTACTGGGGTGTCAAGGATGCTCCCTCAGCTATGCAAAAGCTGCTCTCTCTGGGTGCGACAATGTTGGAAGCTGTTCACGATGTGGGTGACGGTATTCGCGTAGGAACCGTCTTAGACCCCTTCGATAACAGCTTTGGGATTATCGAAAATCCGCATTTCGATGCGAAGCGAGTGAGCTAA
- a CDS encoding NAD(P)/FAD-dependent oxidoreductase, which yields MPFRINNVSIPVEEGDDLLHKRLSDILGLPPDQLLGCRILRKSLDVRNKKTLKFVYNAEVTPPSDWKPRAEFAYSSFTVEPYQEPPFEIPTPGSKGLQQRPIVIGSGPAGLVAAYFLAEQGYQPLVLERGTRVTERIKDVKEFDSGGRFEPESNYLFGEGGAGTFSDGKLTCRGSGPEVNRVLKLFADCKGKPSVIYEHRPHLGSNRLPAVVKSIRQHIETMGGEVRFGCKVTDLHINNGQLEGVTTNQGFIPGHAVLLATGHSARDTFEMLLQRGVPIVQKPFQMGVRVEHLQDTVNRVQYGSIRYENLLGNADYSLIAKGKADLFTFCMCAGGYIIPSVSEVGYFCTNGMSLSKRDSLYSNSGLVLTIPTSEFGGSDPLAGVRLQQIYEKKAFEIGRGEYACPTQRASDFLANKVSAGPIKSSYPRDSISVNLREVLPDYAIESLTNGLPRMDRAWHGRFLHEAILVGPEARGSSPVRILREEISRECPNIDGLYPVGEGAGYAGGIVSAAVDGLKTAKAIIAKYRPLKRN from the coding sequence ATGCCATTTCGCATAAATAACGTCAGTATTCCCGTCGAGGAAGGGGATGACCTCCTTCATAAAAGACTCAGCGATATTCTGGGACTGCCGCCTGATCAACTGCTCGGTTGCCGGATACTTCGAAAAAGTTTGGACGTCCGAAACAAAAAGACTTTGAAATTCGTTTACAATGCGGAAGTAACACCTCCTAGTGACTGGAAGCCGCGAGCCGAATTCGCCTATTCGTCTTTCACGGTGGAGCCGTACCAGGAACCTCCTTTTGAAATACCGACTCCCGGCTCCAAGGGATTGCAGCAACGCCCGATCGTCATTGGCTCAGGCCCTGCGGGTTTAGTAGCAGCTTATTTCCTGGCCGAGCAAGGCTATCAACCGCTCGTGCTGGAACGGGGCACCCGCGTCACGGAACGAATCAAAGATGTCAAAGAATTCGATTCGGGCGGCCGATTTGAACCCGAAAGCAATTACCTTTTCGGTGAAGGCGGGGCCGGTACCTTCAGCGATGGCAAGTTAACATGTCGTGGCTCGGGCCCCGAAGTGAACCGAGTATTAAAGCTCTTTGCCGATTGCAAAGGGAAACCCTCGGTGATTTATGAGCACCGTCCGCACCTGGGAAGCAACCGACTTCCCGCTGTCGTGAAATCGATCCGGCAGCACATCGAAACTATGGGAGGCGAAGTTCGCTTCGGTTGCAAAGTAACCGATTTACACATCAACAACGGTCAGCTGGAAGGGGTGACCACGAATCAGGGATTTATTCCTGGCCATGCGGTTCTCCTGGCCACAGGTCACAGTGCGCGCGATACGTTCGAGATGCTCCTCCAACGCGGCGTTCCGATCGTCCAGAAGCCATTTCAAATGGGTGTACGCGTCGAACATTTGCAAGATACCGTGAATCGCGTGCAGTACGGCTCGATTCGCTACGAAAACCTGCTGGGGAATGCCGATTATTCTCTCATCGCGAAAGGGAAAGCGGACCTCTTCACCTTCTGTATGTGCGCGGGCGGTTACATTATTCCCAGCGTTTCTGAAGTCGGCTATTTCTGCACCAACGGTATGAGTCTTTCCAAGCGGGATTCCCTCTATTCCAACAGCGGCCTGGTTCTGACGATTCCCACTTCGGAATTCGGCGGAAGCGATCCCTTGGCCGGCGTCCGACTTCAGCAGATTTACGAGAAAAAAGCCTTTGAAATCGGTCGCGGCGAGTACGCCTGCCCCACCCAAAGAGCGAGCGATTTTCTGGCGAATAAAGTTTCGGCCGGGCCCATCAAATCGAGCTACCCCCGCGATTCAATCTCGGTAAACCTCCGGGAAGTCCTACCCGATTATGCAATCGAATCTTTGACGAACGGACTGCCCCGAATGGATCGCGCCTGGCACGGACGTTTTCTGCACGAGGCTATCCTGGTCGGCCCGGAAGCTCGAGGCAGTTCCCCCGTTCGCATTTTACGCGAGGAGATTTCTCGGGAATGCCCCAATATCGACGGCCTCTACCCTGTCGGAGAAGGCGCGGGCTACGCCGGAGGCATCGTTTCCGCGGCGGTCGATGGACTTAAAACCGCCAAGGCGATCATTGCGAAATATCGGCCGCTGAAAAGAAACTGA
- the hisB gene encoding imidazoleglycerol-phosphate dehydratase HisB — MSRTSRINRATAETKIQLELNLDGSGTSKIQTGVGFLDHMLTHLAKHGSFDLEVFAEGDLHIDSHHTVEDIGICFGKALSEALGDKKGIRRYGDCTLPMDDVLITSAVDLSGRPFLVWKAAIPNETLGVFHSSLAEEFWRAVSSSGLLNLHVVAHHGSNTHHLIEAIFKSIARSLRTAVELDPRSAGIPSTKGVL, encoded by the coding sequence ATGTCACGCACTTCCCGAATCAACCGAGCCACGGCGGAAACGAAGATTCAACTCGAATTGAATCTCGATGGCTCCGGTACCTCCAAAATTCAAACCGGCGTCGGGTTTCTGGATCATATGCTCACCCATCTGGCGAAGCATGGATCCTTCGATCTGGAAGTCTTTGCGGAAGGCGATTTGCACATTGATTCCCACCACACGGTGGAAGACATCGGTATTTGCTTCGGTAAAGCTCTGAGCGAAGCTCTCGGTGATAAAAAGGGAATTCGCCGCTATGGCGACTGCACATTGCCGATGGACGATGTGCTGATCACCTCGGCCGTGGATCTCAGCGGCCGGCCGTTCCTGGTCTGGAAGGCGGCTATTCCGAACGAAACTCTAGGCGTTTTTCACTCTTCGCTGGCCGAGGAATTCTGGCGAGCGGTTTCTTCGAGTGGCTTACTCAATCTTCATGTGGTCGCACATCATGGATCGAATACCCATCATTTGATCGAAGCCATCTTCAAATCGATTGCCCGCTCGTTGAGAACCGCTGTGGAACTCGACCCGAGAAGTGCTGGCATTCCGTCTACCAAAGGCGTACTATAG
- a CDS encoding glycosyltransferase family 87 protein — MRSILNILALVILLGIIGWRMSAFWNDPDVLPPDDFVEYWAAGKLNLHGENPYDPELLYPLERFEANRKDMDEFGPTPRERAVMMWNPPWTLTIAMPLGMLPARLGQLVWMLINFGIVGGCAFLLWRLYGGRSNHWWLALALSFVYMPTVYCISSGQISGWILLGATLFLYFEQKNWCYLAGAAGVLMAIKPHLVYLFWPVLLGYSFFHPRGWKIIAGGVGTGIVFTLIPLALNSQVLHQYLDAMGNRPPEQFKSPTLGTLLRIPFEEPTESIYTPLQRNFKLQFVPNLLGLLWLCYFAARQKSLNWNWRDKLPLVLLVSFVTAAYGAWPYDLLILLSAVIEIAAGVDRNSSRRNIFLSAGLFIAITLTMALMSAFKAYSFWFFWAGPTILTAYLLLRRIISSSAPVLSQID; from the coding sequence ATGCGTTCAATTCTGAACATCCTGGCGTTGGTCATATTGTTGGGAATCATCGGCTGGCGGATGAGTGCCTTCTGGAATGATCCCGATGTACTCCCGCCCGATGATTTCGTGGAGTATTGGGCAGCTGGCAAGTTGAACTTGCACGGCGAGAACCCTTATGATCCGGAGTTGCTCTACCCTCTGGAACGATTTGAAGCCAACCGCAAGGACATGGACGAGTTCGGACCCACGCCGCGCGAACGGGCCGTCATGATGTGGAATCCGCCATGGACATTGACGATTGCCATGCCTCTGGGAATGCTTCCCGCTCGACTGGGACAGTTAGTCTGGATGTTGATCAACTTTGGCATCGTCGGAGGTTGTGCCTTCCTGCTGTGGCGATTGTATGGTGGACGATCAAATCATTGGTGGCTGGCTCTGGCACTCTCGTTCGTTTACATGCCGACGGTTTACTGCATCAGTTCCGGGCAGATCAGCGGTTGGATCTTGCTCGGGGCAACTCTATTTCTCTACTTCGAGCAGAAAAACTGGTGCTATCTCGCCGGGGCGGCCGGAGTGCTGATGGCCATTAAGCCGCATTTGGTATATCTCTTTTGGCCGGTGCTTCTGGGGTACAGTTTCTTCCATCCTCGCGGTTGGAAAATCATCGCCGGGGGCGTGGGTACGGGCATTGTTTTCACCTTGATACCACTGGCCTTGAATTCGCAAGTCCTCCATCAATATTTGGACGCGATGGGGAACCGGCCTCCCGAGCAATTCAAATCCCCGACGCTGGGCACTCTACTGCGGATTCCCTTCGAAGAGCCGACGGAATCGATCTATACCCCCTTGCAACGGAATTTCAAACTGCAGTTCGTACCGAATCTCCTTGGCCTCCTCTGGCTCTGTTATTTTGCCGCGCGACAAAAATCTCTAAACTGGAATTGGCGCGATAAGTTGCCTTTGGTGTTACTGGTGTCGTTCGTCACCGCGGCCTACGGGGCTTGGCCCTACGATCTGCTAATTCTCCTTTCGGCCGTGATCGAAATCGCGGCAGGCGTTGATCGCAATTCTAGCCGCAGAAACATCTTTCTTTCGGCTGGACTGTTTATCGCCATTACTCTGACCATGGCCCTCATGAGTGCCTTCAAAGCGTATTCTTTCTGGTTTTTCTGGGCCGGGCCGACGATATTGACAGCTTATCTGCTTTTACGTCGCATAATTTCCTCTTCGGCCCCCGTGTTGTCCCAGATCGATTGA